Part of the Clostridium sporogenes genome, TTTGTCATTTCTCTAAATTTAGGTATATCTTTTCTAATTGGATTAAACTCTTTATTTTCTTCTGGTTTTAATTTTTCAACTATCATCTCTCTTATATACTCACCTATAGCTGGTGCACTAGTTAAACCAGGTGATTCTATTCCTATAGCATTTATGAAGTTTTCAGCATCTTCTGCCTCTTCTATTATAAAATCACTATTTTCTTCATGAGCTCTAAGTCCTGCAAAGGATGTTATAACCTGTCTCATTGGTATTTCTTTTATACTTAATTTAGCTTTCTCTGCTACAGTATCTAGACCTTCTCTTGTAGTTTCAAAATCATCTTTTTCTTCTACATCTACAGAAGTTGGTCCTAAAAGTAAGTTTCCATCTGCTGTTGGAGTAACTAATACCCCTTTACCCATCTTTGTTGGAAGTTGGAATATTGTTCTTTGAACCATATCACCTACAGTTTTATCAAATAATAAATATTCACCTTTTCTTGCAATTATATGGTATTTTTTTTCACTTACCATGTTGTTTATTTTATCTCCAAAAACTCCAGCTGCATTTACTACAACTTTAGTTTCTATATCACCTTTATTAGTTTTTAATATATATTTATCTTGTTTTCTCTCTATATCAATTATTTCTGTTTCAAGTTTAAACTCTACACCATTCATAGCTGCTGATTCTGCAAGAGCTATATTAAATTCATAAGGAGATACTATTCCTCCTGTAGGAAGTCTAAGAGCAGCCACTACATATTCTGATAAATTAGGTTCTAACTTTGAAGCTTCTTCTCTATTTAGTATTTCCATTGTATCTGGAAGACCATTTTTTAACCCTCTTTGTCTTAGTTCTTCTAGCTTTTCAATATCTTTTTCATCAAAGCATAAAACAAAGGATTCATTTCTTTTAAATGGGAAATCTATTTCTTCTTGTAATTTGTCGAACATTTCATTTCCTCTAACATTCATCTTAGCCTTTAGAGTTCCTGGAATTGGGTCTTCACCAGCATGTACAATACCACTATTAGCTTTACTTGTACCACTAGCTACATCTATCGCTTTTTCCACTACACAAGTTTTTAAATTATATTTAGATAACTCTCTAGCCACAGCAGCTCCTGTAACCCCTGAACCTATAATTGTAACATCAAACATATTACTTACTCCTCCTTATAAATCAAAAGAGCCTTAATTTAAAATGGGTATAATAATCCCGTTTTAAATTAAGGCTCTCAATATCTCTGCCTAAAATAATTAAATTTTATAATTAAATTACACTCATATAATATCATATCGTTTTCAAATTTTCAAGTTTTTTTTATATAATTAATTTTTTAACAATAATTACTGTATATATTATTATTTAAATACTAAATTTCTTCCTATATCCACATTTTCTACACAATTCTTCTACTGCTTCTCTCCTTGAAAAGCCATCTAAAATATTGTTAGCTCTTTCACTATCTATTATCCTAGAAAAATCAATCTCATTTATATTTCCAAGATTAATTACCCCTTCCCCATCTAAACAACAGGGTACTACTGTTCCATCTACTAATATAGCTACTTGATTTCTAAGCCCATAACAAAAGCCTTTTCCATCATCCTCTTCTGCTTTTAAATCTGGCCATTGAAATTCATGATCCTGATTTATATATATTCTATTGTAGACTTTGATCCCTTTACCTGGAGTTATTTTTTCTTCAATCTTATAAGGTAATTTAAATTCCTTCTCTATTATCTGGAGCAACTCAGCATTTCTCTTCTTCTTAAGATTTGTTATATTATCCTTATCTAGATTCCATAACCTTAAAGATATAAAAATATTATTATTTTCAATTGTATCTCTTATAAAGGAAAGAATATCATTAATATATTTATCCTTGTTTTTAGATTCTTCATTTCCATCAAAGCTATGTAGAGAAAAGTTAACCTGTCTTAATGCTTTCTTAATTATAATTTTATCTTTAACCTTATTTATTAAAGTTCCGTTTGTAGTTATATTAACCTTAAAACCTTTTTTGTAGCTTAAATCTAAGAATTTATCTATATCTGGATGAAGAAGAGGCTCTCCCTTTACATGAAAATATATATAATCTGTATAAGGTTTTATTTGATCTAATATTTTATCAAAGATTTCTATTGACATAAATTGTGGTTTTCTTTTTGTCTCAGGACAAAAATCACAGGCAAGATTACATACATTTGTAATCTCAATATAAAATTTTTTAAATCTTTTCACTAATTCATACTCCAATCTTATATACTTTATTCCATTACTAGTATTGTTACTAATATTCATATGAAAAACTAATCATTCTAACCAAGCTTCCCGAAAACTTAAAAATTACTTGATACCTTTGAACTACCACTTATAATACATGCTATCTATAAAAAATACAAACTTCTCCTATTGCTACCCTTTCTAAAGATCATTTAATCCCATTCCTTCCAAATTTCAGGCTCATATCCTACTGTTGCTTTTTTTCCATTACGTACTATAGGAGTTTTATATAATTTAGGATTATTTAAAAGCAAATCTTCTTTTACACTGTCTGTTCTAATACTTCCTATATTAGTTTTTTTATATTCCCTACTATCTTTATTTATTAACTCATTTAATCCTATCGTAGATTTTATGCTTTGAAGTTCCCCCTTACTTAATCCCTTTATATTTAAATCTATAAATTGGTACTTTATTTTTCTCTCTTTAAAATATCTCTCAGCTTTTTTTGTATCAAAACATTTTTTTATTCCAAATATTTGAATGTTCATTTTTACTTATCTCCTTTAAATATCTACTATATCATATGATGTACAGCTCATATTTGCTTATTTTATACATACACAATTATAATATATCTTCATAATATAATTTTATATTTTTATTTGTTAGAACTACTATATATTAGAATTATCATAGACTTTATAACTTTAATCTTTAAGTTATACATAATAATATATTAACAATATTTAACATGATTAAGCACAGCGTAATATGTCTGACTATATAAGTAATATTTTAAACTTAGTTTTTACTTTTGAATAAAAATAGAGATATAGAATTTTAAAATCCTATATCTCTATTTTTACATTCTTTATTATATCACTAAAATACACTGACTAACATATAAATGATATGAGCTGATATTCCTGCTACTAATCCTCCAAAAGTATGGCTTAGTATAGCTTTACCTGTTAATTTTCTACAGTTTAGGCTATCCATCATAGCTATATGAGTACTTAAGTATCCACTCCAGCACATACCCATAGCAGTAAATACTGCTATTTCATTAGCACCAATCAAATTTTTTGATAAAAATTGAGGAACTAAACTCATAGCTGCACCAACGGCTCCTAAAGAGGTTATTGGAAATGCTATTGCTTCTGGATGTTTAAAACCAAATAATGGATTTAAAATAAAACTTAATTTTTCTCCTACCCAAGGAAAGAATGATATACCTTCATATGCAGCTCCAGTATATCCCTTTGGTGATGGCCCATTAGTTAACATTAATACTAAAGTACAAATTATAACTACCCCTGGAATTATAGCTAGTCCAAGTTCAACACCTGTTTTACCGCCTTCTAGTAAAGATTCAAGTAATCTTGCACCTACGCCGCCTTCTCTAACCTCCCTATATTTTAAGGAATCATAACCATCATCATCATTTTCATAAACCATATCATCTGCATGTTCTCCATAGAATTTTCTAGTATGTCTAACCATTAATCTAACACTTACAATACTACCAATAACAGCACCTATGTCGCCTATTATAGCGGCTGTCACAAAATTTTCCCCCGCAGGAGATTTTTGTGCAATCATGAATGTGGTTAGAATTAATCCCATTCCAAAAGAAGTTCCTAAATTAGTTAATGCTGGCACTTGATATTTTTTAAAATACTTTAAAAATCCTTTATCCTTAGCCAAACTTATAATTGCAGGGTTGTCTGATAAATAAGTTGTAACTACTCCTAATGCTGAAGCCCCTGGCAACTTGTATAAAGGTTTCATTAATGGAGACAAAGCTTTATTTATTAAAGAAATAACTCCAAATTCAGATAACAATCCTGATATAGCTCCAGCTAAAACAGCTATAGCCATAATATAAAAAACTGTTTCCATAAGTAGTTGATATCCTGTTTTCATTAATGTATTAAACATGTTTACTGTTCCCATTTTAGTACCTAAAATAATGAAGAATCCTAAGAACAAAGCTAAACATATAAATCCTTCTTTTCCTATTACAGGTCTAAGATTTTTCTTTTCCACCTCCTTAATTTCAATTTCTTGTTCTGTTATAGTATTTGAATCTGACATAAAATCGTCCCTCCTAGATTTTATATAAAATTTAAATTTTTATAAAAATTTAAGTATTTTTATAAATTTTTTAAGTATATTAATCAATTTTAAATAAAACAGTTAACTTAATAGTAGTTTTTTATATTTTAACATAAAATCTGTTTTTAAAGATAAGTTTCAATTTTTAGAAAATTTAGATAATATTTTGTATTATATATGTATTCAGCTTAATATAAATATGATAAAATTTTAACTATTTTTAGCTAAATTTTCCACACATATATATTAACACATAATTCATAATTTTACAAATTATTTATATAAATCAAATAATAGATATAGTTGTATAAAATATAGTCCTTTTCAAGTCTATATTTTATATGTTTTCAAAAAAATATCTTTGTTATTTCTCTTATGATTTTGTTATTTTTTATACAATTACTTTTACATCTTAAAGTAGTTTATCAAACTATTTAAATAAAAAAAATTAAATTATAAAAATTTTGCAAGTTTAATTTCTTAAAATAGAATAAAATAAATCTATAAATATTTATACAATCTATTTTGTAATATTTATGTTTTACTATAAATGTTTTTTATAATAGAAT contains:
- a CDS encoding arsenate reductase family protein, with the translated sequence MNIQIFGIKKCFDTKKAERYFKERKIKYQFIDLNIKGLSKGELQSIKSTIGLNELINKDSREYKKTNIGSIRTDSVKEDLLLNNPKLYKTPIVRNGKKATVGYEPEIWKEWD
- a CDS encoding radical SAM/SPASM domain-containing protein, which codes for MEYELVKRFKKFYIEITNVCNLACDFCPETKRKPQFMSIEIFDKILDQIKPYTDYIYFHVKGEPLLHPDIDKFLDLSYKKGFKVNITTNGTLINKVKDKIIIKKALRQVNFSLHSFDGNEESKNKDKYINDILSFIRDTIENNNIFISLRLWNLDKDNITNLKKKRNAELLQIIEKEFKLPYKIEEKITPGKGIKVYNRIYINQDHEFQWPDLKAEEDDGKGFCYGLRNQVAILVDGTVVPCCLDGEGVINLGNINEIDFSRIIDSERANNILDGFSRREAVEELCRKCGYRKKFSI
- a CDS encoding NAD(P)/FAD-dependent oxidoreductase is translated as MFDVTIIGSGVTGAAVARELSKYNLKTCVVEKAIDVASGTSKANSGIVHAGEDPIPGTLKAKMNVRGNEMFDKLQEEIDFPFKRNESFVLCFDEKDIEKLEELRQRGLKNGLPDTMEILNREEASKLEPNLSEYVVAALRLPTGGIVSPYEFNIALAESAAMNGVEFKLETEIIDIERKQDKYILKTNKGDIETKVVVNAAGVFGDKINNMVSEKKYHIIARKGEYLLFDKTVGDMVQRTIFQLPTKMGKGVLVTPTADGNLLLGPTSVDVEEKDDFETTREGLDTVAEKAKLSIKEIPMRQVITSFAGLRAHEENSDFIIEEAEDAENFINAIGIESPGLTSAPAIGEYIREMIVEKLKPEENKEFNPIRKDIPKFREMTNEERKEMIKENSAYGKIVCRCEVVTEGEIRDAIRRPLGAKTVDGIKRRTRAGMGRCQSGFCSNRIVEILAEELGIKRNEVTKFGGNSKILY